GTCGTGGGGTGCCCGTCACAGACGGGGGCCCACGGGTGGGGCGGGTCGCGGGTCCGCTCGCTCCGCGTCCGAGAGCGACCCCCGTTTGGGGTCGCGCCAGGACGACCCCCGGGCGAGAGAGCGGGCTTCATCTACCCCGGTAGGGTGCGTCTCCGTCTCTCGACCTCGGTACGCGAACGTCCGGTTCGAGGGCGCGTCAAGCGTACGCGCTGTTCGGCGGTAATGGACAGTACTCCTGTACGCCCTCACCCGAGCCGGTAGCCACGGAAATCGCCTCGTGACTCGAGACACGATCGAGCGCCCACTCGAGTAGAACGTACACGAAACCGAGGCTCTGCCACGTCAGGAGGGTGATGGAAGCACACGAACTCCACTCTTCTCCCCGCCAGCGCTGGATGAAGCATACAAACGGTACTCCCCTCCTCCCTCTGTAACCGACATACGGTGAGCCGAAAAGCACACGACATGTACTCTCCCCCGGTGGCCCTCGTCGGCCCCGCTCACGTCCAGCGCGTTGACGATCGCCGCCCGGTAAACGATCGAGTGTGAGGGACGGAAGCTACGCTTTTGGGCAGCGCTCTGTCAGAGCACACGAAATCTACTCTCCCTCAGTACCAGAGACACCGATCGACTCGCCGGCGTCCCGTCGTCGGTGGACGGCAGCTCCCGCACCCTGGCGCCAACCGCACTAGGTACGATACACGACCGCGGCACCAGGACGTGGGCCGGCCGCCGGCGACACGCTGGTTGCCACGCCACTACGCGCCGCTCAGTCGTCGGCTGGCAGCATCGCCGACTGGGCGTCGCTGTCGGCGTCGAGTGCGCCGACGAGGTACTTGACCGCGTTGCCAAGGACCGTCTCTGCGTCCTCGGAGTAGTCGCTCCCGGTCACGTCACCGCTCGTGGCAAAGCTCGAGAGCAGGACGGTGCTTTTCCCGTCGTCGATGCCGACGCCACCGCCACCGCTGATCTGGTGGGCGTGGATCTCGCCGACGACGTCACCATCGTAGCCGTCGAACCAGCTGCGGTCGGGGTGGTGTGCGTCGTGGATCTGGAACGAGTCGCCGTCGTCCCCGACGCCGTCGAAGATCGGATGGTCCGCGACGATCTCGAGTTCCGGGTTGGATCCGGGGCCCCCACCGCGGCCGTCGTCGGTCGTCTCGGGGTTGCCAAGGACGTCGGCTTTCGCAGCGATCCCCTCGAGGCGACCCCACTGGTCGAGCCAGACGACGTTGGTCTCCGCATCAGCCGTATACTCGTCGAACGCCTCGACGAAGTCCGTCTCCATGCTGTTGACGACGTACGTGGTGTACTCTCCCGCTTCGGCGGCGTCGACGGCTTCCGCGCCCGTGAGCAGGTCGATCTCCTCGTCGAGCTCCAGCTGGTCGTCGAGCCGCGAGACGAGATCGGCGCCGGTACCCGACGGGATCCCGGGCTGCTCGTCGTTGACGACCGCCGGCGCCAGTTCCCAGTCGTCGTCTTCGGGCGCCGCGGCGTAGGCGACCGCGTTGGCGACGATCGCCAGCGCGTCGTCGGTCAGCTCGTCCGGGCCGACCCAGCCGATCCCGATCGCTGTCAGGAGCACGTCGCTGCGCTCCTCGTCGACGGCGAAGGCGTTGGCCTCGTCGGCCGCCTCGGCGTAGACGTCGGCGTCGGTGTCGCCGAAGGAGGCGCCGTCGCCCCAGGTGTCGGTGTGGATCTCGACCTCGTCGCCGGGCTCGGCGACGTCATCGAGGATCTCGTGGGGCTCGGTGATCTCCCAGGTCGCCAGGTTGGTCCCCGTCGTCACGCTGTCCGGATCGTCGATGAGCTCCGCCCGCGGGCTGAGTGTGTCCGGGCCGAGGTTCTGGGCCGTGTAGATCGTGCCGATCTCGGCCGTGGCCTCGTACCACTCGTCGGAGTCGAGCCCGTGGACGAAGTAGGCGTCGTACGCCTCGATGTCCTCGAGTGCCTCGCTGGAATCGACGTGCTCGACCTCGTAGACGTCGGCGAGCTCGTCCTCGAGGAGGGCCACCCAGTCGTCGCCGTAGCCTTCGGTGTCGTCGATGACGGCGACCTCGATCAGCTCCTCGACGACCTGTGTCGGCCCGGTCGTCAGGCTGGTCGTTTCGCCGGCGCCGTCGAACGTGTGCTCGAGTTCGACATCGCCGCTGGTGTCGGCGTCCGTCTCGACACTGACCGCGACCTCCCCGATTCCGCCGTCGAGGGCGACCGGCTCGCCGAGGGTGGCGTCCTCGCCGTCGACGGTAAGCGCGAGGTCGCCGCCGTAGCCGCCCGTGTTCGAGACCGTAACGGTCTCGGGATGTGCCGCATGGAGCGTCGTCGTGATCGTCTCGCCGCCCTCGATGATCGTCGGCTGGTCGGCGACCACCTCGGCGGCCAGCGCAGCGGGCAGTTCGAAGTCCTGTTCGGCGGTACCACCGTCTGGCACCGACACGTCGTGGCTGACCGCCTCGTACCCGAACGCCTCGGCCGTCACGGTCGTGTCGCCGGCTTCCGCGAGCACGTCGTAGCCGCCGTCGGCGTCGGTCTGTGTCGAGGTGCCGGGATCCGCGACCGTGACGTCGGCACCCTCGATCGGGCTGTCGTCGGTGTCGGTAACGGTGCCGGTGACACTCTGATCGAGGGCGACCTGCTGGGTCGCCTCCAGGGCGTCGATGACGCCGTGACCGTACTCCGCGTTCGGATCCTCGCTTGGTGCCTGCTCGGGCTGCCACGCGGTGTCGACCATCGTCTCCTCGAACCACTCCCGATCGAGATCACCGCTCGCCGAGACCATCAGCGCAAAGGCACCGGCCTTGTGTGGCTGGGACATCGACGTGCCAGAGATCTCTGCGTACTCATCGGGGTACAGGCTGAGCACGTCGACGCCGGCCGCAGAGGCGGTGGGAGTGACGTACTCGTCGGCCCAGTAGTCCGGGATCTCCTCGGGATCATCGAAGAACTCCTCGGGCTCGATCCACTCGCCGACGGCGAACTCCGCGAGGTCGTAGTTCTCGTCGATCGCCTGGCTGCCGAACGACGAGTAGAACGCCCCCGGCGTCGAGAGGCTGTTGTTGCCGTTGGATGCCGAGAGGATGACGCCGGCGTCGGCGATATGCTCCGTGGCCTCGAGGGTGACCGTATCCGACGGCGAGCCACCGAGGCTCATCCCGATGATGTCCGCGGTGGTCTCGTCGACGGCCCACTCCATGCCAGCGATGATCTGATCGAAGGTGCCGCCGCCGAGTGCGTCGAGCACCTTCCCGTGCCACAGCTCCGCGTCGGGAGCGACGCCGTAGGCGGGGACGTCGCCATCGGGCTCCAGCGGGCCGGCGGTCGTGCCGGCCACGTGGCTGCCGTGGCCGTTGTCGTCGAAGGGGTCGGAGTCGATCGGGTTGCCGTCGCCGTCGAACTCCTGCCAGTTGTCCGAGTCGAACGCCGCGAAGTCCGGGTGGTCGGCGTTGATCCCGGTGTCGAGGACTGCGACCTCGGCACCCGCCCCGGTGACGTCGAGTTCGTCCCACACCTCGGGGACGTTGAGTTGGTCGAGGCCGTAGGTGACGTCGTCCGCGCTCGTACTGGCGTCGGTCACCGACGCCGGCTCCGGAAGCTGGTAGTCGACGTTGCGGTGGACCCACCGAACGGATGGCCAGCTGGCGAGGTCGTCCGGCCTGATCTCGTCGGTGCGGACCTTCAGCACGATCGCGTTTGCGAGCCAGAACGTGTTCGCGACACGAACCTCGTCGAGTGCCTCGGCTCGCCGGTGAAGCTCTTCCTGAGTCGCCTCGGCGTGTGCTTGGAGTTGGGAGACGACCTCGTCTCGCCCGACGTCCTGAAGTTGGGCCCGATCGAGTCGCTCGAGCCGGAGGACGACCTTGACCATCTCGTTGTCCGCCCACAGGTCGGCAAGCGCCGAGTCGACCGCCGGGTTATCCGCGTCCTGTGGGGTCACGTCCCGCGCGGCGACACCCGCGGTCGCCCCACCGATAACGCCGGCCGCGCCGAGCCCCTTGAGTACTGTGCGTCTCTCGAATCCGCTCTTGTCGTGATCACTCATGGTAGACGCCGGTAGCTACGGCTTCCCACGGCGCACCCTCCGAGGCGCGTTCTCCGATTGGGAATGTAACATACCAGCGGTGAACATTATTCTATTCTTTGGTATAGTTCTTAGGGAATTAACAACAGGAGAATTTATATTTAGCAGTTATAAATACTTCTCTTGGCAATAAAGAGTATGGAATCAATAATCGACCGACGGCGGAGGGGGAGAAGGTTTCTATTCCAATAGGTTATTATGTTATTGTTTTTAGCGAATAATATTATATTCGGAGCAGGCGCAGTACCACGGCCTGCAGAGCGTGGAGCCGCGCCGTCACGTACTGTCACCTTCTACCGAGAGCGTCAGCGTCGGGTTCCACGTATTGGAGACTGCTGTGCTCGGCGAGCACTGCCGTCCGCCGGCGTTCACCGCGCCCATCGAAACCGACGCGTCCGCTCGCGCTGTCCCCACAGCATCTCGACGCGCTGCTCGAGGCGATCGTCTTCCGGTGGCAGCCGCCGATGGTTCGTTCGAACGGGTCCGATACGCCAGAGTCCGCCGGGTGTGACGCCCGGTAGGCGCTGTGCCGCGGCCCCGGACACTCTTATCCCCTCGGATCACAGGTAGCGATAATGACCACCGACGCGACAGCGCGGCGCCACCGGCTGACACCACCCGTCGATCTCCGGGCGGCGCTCGGCTCGCTGGGGATCGAGCATCTCGTCGTCAACCGGACACGGCTGTTCGTCATCTTCGGGACCGCCGTCCTCGACTGTCGGGTCCGGCAGGGCGATCTCGCGTCCGCAAGCGAGGTCGCGCTCGCGGTGCTCGACGGCCCGTCCCGGTCAACCGAGACCGGCGCCGCCCTCCGGGACCGGTTGCTGGCACAGCTGGCACCCACGGGGGGATCGGACCAGGGTGGCGACGCCGGCCACTGACCGCCACGTAGCGATCTCGTGGCGAGGCTCACCTGACCACTGCAGCGTTCCGGTCAGCGACGACGATACACGCCGCGGACGCTATCGTCGAACGCGGCCCACAGGCGTTTCGATCGCGGGTGATCGACCGTTGCAGTCGCCACCGAAAACCCGGCCCGGTCCGAACGGCCCCCTAGGGTCCGCCGTCTCACCGGC
This genomic window from Natronococcus occultus SP4 contains:
- a CDS encoding S8 family serine peptidase, giving the protein MSDHDKSGFERRTVLKGLGAAGVIGGATAGVAARDVTPQDADNPAVDSALADLWADNEMVKVVLRLERLDRAQLQDVGRDEVVSQLQAHAEATQEELHRRAEALDEVRVANTFWLANAIVLKVRTDEIRPDDLASWPSVRWVHRNVDYQLPEPASVTDASTSADDVTYGLDQLNVPEVWDELDVTGAGAEVAVLDTGINADHPDFAAFDSDNWQEFDGDGNPIDSDPFDDNGHGSHVAGTTAGPLEPDGDVPAYGVAPDAELWHGKVLDALGGGTFDQIIAGMEWAVDETTADIIGMSLGGSPSDTVTLEATEHIADAGVILSASNGNNSLSTPGAFYSSFGSQAIDENYDLAEFAVGEWIEPEEFFDDPEEIPDYWADEYVTPTASAAGVDVLSLYPDEYAEISGTSMSQPHKAGAFALMVSASGDLDREWFEETMVDTAWQPEQAPSEDPNAEYGHGVIDALEATQQVALDQSVTGTVTDTDDSPIEGADVTVADPGTSTQTDADGGYDVLAEAGDTTVTAEAFGYEAVSHDVSVPDGGTAEQDFELPAALAAEVVADQPTIIEGGETITTTLHAAHPETVTVSNTGGYGGDLALTVDGEDATLGEPVALDGGIGEVAVSVETDADTSGDVELEHTFDGAGETTSLTTGPTQVVEELIEVAVIDDTEGYGDDWVALLEDELADVYEVEHVDSSEALEDIEAYDAYFVHGLDSDEWYEATAEIGTIYTAQNLGPDTLSPRAELIDDPDSVTTGTNLATWEITEPHEILDDVAEPGDEVEIHTDTWGDGASFGDTDADVYAEAADEANAFAVDEERSDVLLTAIGIGWVGPDELTDDALAIVANAVAYAAAPEDDDWELAPAVVNDEQPGIPSGTGADLVSRLDDQLELDEEIDLLTGAEAVDAAEAGEYTTYVVNSMETDFVEAFDEYTADAETNVVWLDQWGRLEGIAAKADVLGNPETTDDGRGGGPGSNPELEIVADHPIFDGVGDDGDSFQIHDAHHPDRSWFDGYDGDVVGEIHAHQISGGGGVGIDDGKSTVLLSSFATSGDVTGSDYSEDAETVLGNAVKYLVGALDADSDAQSAMLPADD